The following coding sequences lie in one Homalodisca vitripennis isolate AUS2020 chromosome X, UT_GWSS_2.1, whole genome shotgun sequence genomic window:
- the LOC124369360 gene encoding protein SPT2 homolog: MTQCSGAITRMSSGIITKAQPDAQERNCEPARSPGRSTGGSGDAQERNCEPARSTGRSVGGSGDAQERNCEPARSPGRSTGGSGDAQERSCEPARSPGRSTGGSGDAQERNCEPARSPGRSTGGSGDAQERNCEPARSTGRSVGGSGDAQERNCEPTRSTGRSTGGSGDEQERNCEPARSTGRSTGRSGDAQEHNCEPARSPAII, encoded by the exons ATGACGCAGTGTAGCGGGGCCATCACTAGAATGAGTTCAGGTATAATAACTAAAGCACAGCCAG ATGCACAAGAGCGCAACTGTGAACCTGCCCGGTCACCCGGCAGGAGTACAGGAGGATCTGGAGATGCACAAGAGCGCAACTGTGAACCTGCCCGGTCAACCGGCAGGAGTGTAGGAGGATCTGGAGATGCACAAGAGCGCAACTGTGAACCTGCCCGGTCACCCGGCAGGAGTACAGGAGGATCTGGAGATGCACAAGAGCGCAGCTGTGAACCTGCCCGGTCACCCGGCAGGAGTACAGGAGGATCTGGAGATGCACAAGAGCGCAACTGTGAACCTGCCCGGTCACCCGGCAGGAGTACAGGAGGATCTGGAGATGCACAAGAGCGCAACTGTGAACCTGCCCGGTCAACCGGCAGGAGTGTAGGAGGATCTGGAGATGCACAAGAGCGCAACTGTGAACCTACCCGGTCAACCGGCAGGAGTACAGGAGGATCTGGAGATGAACAAGAGCGCAACTGTGAACCTGCCCGGTCAACCGGCAGGAGTACAGGAAGATCTGGAGATGCACAAGAGCACAACTGTGAACCTGCCCGGTCACCCGCCATAATTTGA